In Solanum stenotomum isolate F172 chromosome 6, ASM1918654v1, whole genome shotgun sequence, one DNA window encodes the following:
- the LOC125869441 gene encoding probable WRKY transcription factor 41 isoform X1 codes for MLDPEKRFHPRMDIVGENMDRKTILGAKYPREYYRCARNRSSNCAATKMVQRSETEESLVFEVSYGENHSCGQEKKNKNEELVAVQQTKCDHEIEIGAGEISEFDIHEMVSTPNNLFDSDFISTPASSPLPDTNYPHNNDSLTDPLFNHDVPDKK; via the exons ATGCTCGATCCGGAGAAGAGGTTCCACCCGAGGATGGATATAGTTGGAGAAAATATGGACAGAAAAACTATTTTAGGGGCAAAATACCCCAG AGAATATTATCGATGTGCTCGTAATCGTTCATCTAATTGTGCGGCTACTAAAATGGTCCAGCGAAGCGAAACAGAGGAGTCATTAGTTTTTGAAGTTAGCTATGGAGAAAATCACAGTTGTggtcaagaaaagaaaaacaaaaacgaAGAACTAGTTGCTGTGCAGCAGACAAAATGTGATCATGAAATTGAAATAGGAGCAGGGGAAATATCTGAATTTGATATTCATGAAATGGTTTCAACCCCAAATAATCTGTTTGATTCTGACTTCATCTCTACACCGGCTTCTTCGCCTTTACCAGACACGAACTATCCACATAACAATGATAGTCTCACTGATCCATTGTTTAATCATGATGTGCCTGATAAAAAGTAG
- the LOC125869441 gene encoding probable WRKY transcription factor 41 isoform X2 has protein sequence MGENNCWERQVVITELTKGKEFMLQLQKYIDPMKQDVCLQYLAAEVLSSYDKALSLLNGSTLSSMINIKVAPSTAPRLESPQLPADNSAKSCDRPSISRKRKIVSRRREYVHARSGEEVPPEDGYSWRKYGQKNYFRGKIPQRILSMCS, from the exons atggGAGAAAACAATTGTTGGGAGAGACAAGTGGTGATTACTGAGCTAACGAAGGGGAAGGAATTTATGTTGCAATTGCAAAAGTACATTGATCCCATGAAACAAGATGTGTGCCTGCAGTATTTGGCTGCAGAAGTACTTTCTTCTTATGATAAAGCTCTGTCCCTTTTGAACGGCTCAACTTTATCAAGTATGATTAATATTAAAGTAGCCCCATCAACTGCACCCCGGCTGGAATCTCCTCAACTTCCGGCTGATAATAGCGCAAAGAGTTGTGATCGTCCCTCTATATCCAGGAAGAG GAAGATAGTGTCACGAAGGAGAGAGTACGTACATGCTCGATCCGGAGAAGAGGTTCCACCCGAGGATGGATATAGTTGGAGAAAATATGGACAGAAAAACTATTTTAGGGGCAAAATACCCCAG AGAATATTATCGATGTGCTCGTAA
- the LOC125869443 gene encoding probable WRKY transcription factor 41: MLARRKEYVEARPGEEVPPEDGLSWRKYGQKLILGSKYPREYYRCARHSCGATKMVQRIETEPLSFEVTYGGSHSCGQETKNQNEELLAVQQTKCDEVAKGAAEIFESYIHKMVSTPNNSYNNSSTGVEFSNSNSVFNIPNSDFIPTPTSSPHPDRDFPLDNDSLTLLFDQDVPDNYGNDSLAALAAEVYKLYEENGKLNFPHRYDKQAENSRPSNNVGDQS; the protein is encoded by the exons ATGCTGGCACGAAGGAAAGAGTATGTAGAAGCTCGACCCGGAGAAGAGGTTCCACCTGAAGATGGACTTAGTTGGAGGAAATATGGACAGAAACTTATCTTAGGTTCAAAATATCCCAG AGAATATTATCGATGTGCTCGTCATAGTTGTGGGGCTACTAAGATGGTCCAGCGAATCGAGACAGAGccattaagttttgaagttacCTATGGAGGAAGTCACAGTTGTGGTCAAgaaaccaaaaaccaaaatgAAGAACTACTTGCTGTGCAGCAGACAAAATGTGATGAAGTTGCAAAAGGAGCCGCGGAAATATTTGAATCCTATATTCATAAGATGGTTTCAACCCCAAATAATTCGTATAACAATTCCTCAACAGGGGTTGAGTTCTCAAACTCCAATTCGGTATTCAACATCCCCAATTCCGACTTCATCCCCACACCAACTTCTTCACCTCATCCAGACAGAGACTTTCCACTTGACAATGATAGTCTCACTCTCTTGTTTGATCAAGATGTGCCTGATAATTATGGCAATGATTCTCTGGCTGCTCTGGCTGCTGAGGTCTATAAACTCTATGAGGAGAATGGCAAACTCAATTTTCCTCATCGTTACGACAAACAGGCTGAGAATTCCAGACCCTCGAACAATGTTGGGGACCAATCATAA